A genome region from Desulfurobacterium indicum includes the following:
- a CDS encoding class II SORL domain-containing protein, with translation MKVFGPEPEGKRKHTPVIEAPAKVKKGEWFDVKVVVGKDIAHPNTKEHWIQFISLWADNFIVGRATLEPEVAASEVTFKVKLEKDAVLTAQAYCNLHGLWHSEEVKVEVEE, from the coding sequence ATGAAGGTTTTTGGTCCAGAACCGGAAGGAAAAAGGAAGCATACCCCTGTAATAGAAGCACCTGCGAAAGTAAAGAAAGGTGAATGGTTTGATGTTAAGGTTGTAGTTGGAAAGGATATTGCTCATCCGAACACAAAAGAGCACTGGATTCAGTTTATCTCTCTCTGGGCTGATAACTTCATAGTAGGAAGAGCTACTCTTGAACCTGAAGTTGCCGCATCAGAGGTTACCTTTAAAGTAAAGCTTGAAAAAGATGCAGTTTTAACGGCTCAGGCTTACTGTAACCTTCACGGTCTCTGGCACAGCGAAGAGGTAAAGGTAGAAGTTGAAGAATGA
- a CDS encoding NifB/NifX family molybdenum-iron cluster-binding protein produces the protein MIIAIPTDIPGEKLLTTFGTSPAFLKINTETGEKEIIRNIYACGGCSSGCTEGKNTADLLYENGVEGLLTKEIAESPFIKLLMKKITVYRIPPEVNTIEEAVELFIKGKIKISYSHF, from the coding sequence ATGATAATAGCAATACCTACAGATATTCCTGGAGAAAAGCTTCTAACAACTTTTGGAACATCCCCAGCATTTTTGAAGATCAACACTGAAACAGGAGAAAAGGAAATTATTAGAAATATCTATGCATGTGGTGGATGCAGTAGTGGATGTACGGAAGGTAAAAATACAGCGGATCTGCTGTATGAAAATGGAGTAGAAGGATTACTTACGAAAGAAATAGCAGAATCACCCTTCATAAAACTTTTAATGAAGAAGATCACAGTCTATAGAATACCTCCAGAGGTAAATACAATAGAAGAAGCGGTGGAACTTTTTATTAAAGGAAAAATTAAAATATCCTATTCCCACTTTTAA
- a CDS encoding metal-sensitive transcriptional regulator codes for MIESDIKEEKKKVIQRLKRIEGQIRGLQRMIEEGEHCEDVLIQLSAVKSAIESLSVAVMGSYLKHCFVKEGIIHPGKKRELEEALKVLKRLK; via the coding sequence ATGATAGAGTCTGACATAAAGGAAGAAAAGAAAAAAGTAATCCAACGATTAAAAAGAATAGAAGGACAGATCAGGGGACTTCAAAGGATGATAGAAGAGGGGGAGCACTGCGAGGATGTACTTATTCAACTTTCAGCTGTTAAAAGTGCCATAGAATCTCTTTCTGTTGCCGTTATGGGGTCCTATTTGAAACACTGTTTTGTTAAAGAAGGCATTATACATCCTGGAAAAAAACGGGAGCTTGAAGAAGCTCTTAAGGTTTTAAAACGCTTAAAGTAA
- a CDS encoding FAD-binding and (Fe-S)-binding domain-containing protein, which translates to MSYISVLKETFKENFTNDKLNKIAYGHDLGEFPPPVKKMMGIREPDAIVRILSEDDAKKLIELSKKYGFHIVPRAKASSGYGGVLPVTEDTVVADLAWMKEIINIDKENLTATVQPAVVWKDLDEELKARGLTLRLYPSSYPSSTVGGWLAQGGAGIGSYEYGWFKENVVSAKVVLPNGEVRVFQGQELLDYIADAEGITGIITEVTIKVRPLEEEKIKIVAFDDEDGIGSAINFLFDNNVPVWSVSFINPEACHVKNIFPPPAPHGHPEPEHRPTLPEKYMLILAYPASREKEVEAAVDYMVKNFKGEVQSEEIAEHEWEERFKPMKVKRLGPTVVPAEVVLPAKNVAEFLKRIKKEIKHPVVFEGFTVKGGTVILLGFIPHDMRKKDFQFVSSLGVTVSKIGKSLGGRAITPGYYFAHEAEQIFGKERIQKLRKFKKQVDPKSLMNPYKVVQAGKPAKIMALANATEPITKILANMSSKCDLKEHFEDKKGFPGDILWYAYSCTQCGYCVDSCTQYGGYKWEATTPRSKWIFLRELVEGRLEESQELVDIFLGCTLCNFCDIECQIDLPILHAWDRLRGKFVLKDKFSAFPALEVMAAGLKQQNNIWAGPSKDRDKWIPDDLKEYMEENKGKTDILYFAGCTAAFVENDVGIGAMRLMKDAGIKFTNFGKQEACCGIPMVVAGRTDLVERMFDHHTKLAKEMGIKTIVTSCPSCYKTWKIYYQEIAEKKGVDYPFEIKHFTELLADAVKDGRLTFENKPEGVDTITYHDTCKLGRSVPVTEPPRELLKAVPGIKLVEMKHNRDKTLCCGGAGTLVKNPEVAHKIGLKKLKEATDAGADTLTTICPCCEFKMRVDRDYLVEKGKLPDLQIKDLAYILAEAKGYKLKDPEPWVRELWGTFEAMIAIMDPPGMARFMADYLPEMIDAMPEPYRGMMKFMMSAPMPVRKAMFAAMKPMMPKLFPSMLDEMMPKLLPIFLKGMEERIPMPDFLKEQMPDLMPEVMKNYMSGYLPQIIKYFMPYMERYVMTGKA; encoded by the coding sequence ATGAGTTACATCTCAGTTTTGAAGGAGACCTTCAAGGAAAACTTCACGAATGACAAATTAAATAAGATTGCTTATGGCCATGATCTTGGTGAGTTTCCCCCGCCGGTAAAGAAAATGATGGGTATAAGGGAGCCTGATGCCATTGTGAGGATTCTTTCAGAGGATGATGCTAAAAAGCTGATAGAACTTTCTAAGAAATATGGTTTTCATATTGTTCCGAGAGCCAAAGCTTCATCAGGTTATGGTGGTGTTTTGCCGGTTACGGAAGATACGGTCGTTGCCGACCTTGCCTGGATGAAAGAGATAATAAACATTGATAAAGAAAACCTGACTGCTACTGTTCAGCCTGCGGTTGTCTGGAAGGACCTTGATGAGGAACTTAAGGCGAGAGGTTTAACATTAAGACTCTACCCTTCAAGTTACCCGTCTTCAACAGTTGGTGGATGGCTTGCTCAAGGTGGAGCAGGTATAGGAAGTTACGAGTATGGATGGTTTAAAGAGAATGTTGTATCTGCGAAAGTGGTCCTTCCCAATGGAGAGGTAAGGGTTTTTCAAGGGCAGGAACTTCTTGATTATATTGCCGATGCTGAAGGTATTACAGGGATTATTACGGAAGTTACGATTAAGGTTAGACCACTTGAAGAAGAAAAGATAAAAATAGTTGCTTTCGATGATGAAGACGGTATAGGTAGCGCCATTAATTTCCTGTTTGATAATAATGTTCCTGTATGGAGTGTTTCTTTTATAAATCCTGAAGCGTGCCACGTTAAAAATATCTTCCCACCGCCAGCTCCTCACGGACATCCAGAGCCGGAACACAGACCAACTCTTCCTGAGAAATATATGTTGATACTTGCTTATCCAGCTTCAAGAGAGAAAGAGGTAGAAGCGGCAGTTGATTATATGGTTAAAAACTTTAAAGGAGAAGTTCAGTCTGAAGAGATAGCCGAGCATGAGTGGGAAGAAAGGTTTAAGCCGATGAAGGTTAAAAGACTTGGTCCTACCGTTGTTCCAGCTGAGGTTGTTCTTCCTGCTAAAAATGTTGCTGAATTTCTTAAAAGAATAAAAAAAGAGATTAAACACCCTGTTGTTTTTGAAGGATTTACGGTTAAGGGGGGAACGGTTATTCTTCTCGGTTTCATTCCTCACGATATGAGAAAAAAAGATTTTCAATTCGTTTCAAGTCTCGGAGTTACCGTTTCCAAGATAGGTAAGTCTTTAGGCGGTAGAGCTATTACTCCCGGTTATTACTTTGCCCATGAAGCCGAGCAAATTTTTGGTAAGGAGAGGATTCAGAAATTAAGGAAATTTAAGAAGCAGGTTGATCCAAAGTCCCTGATGAACCCTTATAAAGTTGTTCAAGCAGGTAAGCCTGCAAAGATAATGGCACTTGCAAATGCAACAGAACCTATTACAAAGATTCTCGCAAACATGTCAAGTAAATGTGATTTAAAAGAACATTTTGAAGATAAGAAAGGATTTCCCGGAGATATTCTCTGGTATGCTTACTCATGTACCCAGTGCGGTTACTGTGTTGATAGCTGTACCCAGTATGGGGGGTATAAATGGGAAGCTACTACTCCAAGAAGTAAATGGATATTCTTAAGAGAGCTTGTTGAAGGAAGGCTTGAAGAGAGTCAGGAGCTTGTTGACATTTTCCTCGGTTGTACTTTGTGTAACTTCTGTGATATTGAATGTCAGATAGACCTCCCCATACTCCATGCATGGGATAGGTTGAGGGGAAAGTTTGTCCTTAAAGATAAGTTTTCTGCTTTTCCAGCCCTTGAAGTTATGGCAGCAGGTTTAAAACAGCAAAACAACATCTGGGCAGGACCTTCAAAAGATAGAGATAAATGGATTCCAGATGATTTAAAAGAGTATATGGAAGAGAATAAAGGGAAGACGGATATTCTCTACTTTGCAGGTTGTACTGCTGCTTTTGTTGAAAATGATGTTGGTATAGGTGCTATGCGCCTTATGAAGGATGCCGGTATTAAGTTTACAAATTTTGGTAAGCAGGAAGCGTGCTGTGGTATTCCTATGGTTGTTGCAGGAAGGACGGATCTTGTTGAAAGAATGTTTGACCACCATACAAAGCTTGCAAAAGAGATGGGAATTAAAACGATTGTTACTTCCTGTCCTTCCTGTTATAAAACATGGAAGATTTACTACCAGGAGATAGCCGAGAAAAAAGGTGTTGATTATCCGTTTGAAATAAAACACTTTACAGAACTTCTTGCCGATGCTGTTAAAGATGGAAGACTTACATTTGAAAATAAGCCAGAGGGAGTTGATACTATCACTTATCACGATACTTGTAAACTTGGAAGAAGTGTTCCGGTTACAGAACCACCAAGGGAGCTTTTGAAAGCCGTTCCGGGAATTAAGCTTGTTGAAATGAAACATAATAGGGATAAAACTCTCTGTTGTGGTGGTGCTGGAACGCTTGTTAAAAATCCTGAAGTTGCCCATAAAATTGGTCTTAAAAAACTTAAAGAGGCAACCGATGCTGGAGCGGATACTCTGACAACTATATGTCCATGTTGTGAATTTAAGATGAGAGTTGATAGAGATTATCTTGTTGAAAAAGGAAAGCTTCCAGATCTTCAGATAAAAGACCTTGCTTATATTCTCGCAGAAGCGAAAGGTTATAAGCTAAAAGATCCCGAGCCATGGGTAAGAGAGCTCTGGGGAACCTTTGAGGCTATGATAGCGATAATGGATCCTCCTGGTATGGCAAGATTCATGGCTGATTATCTTCCTGAGATGATAGATGCGATGCCTGAGCCATATAGAGGTATGATGAAGTTTATGATGTCTGCTCCAATGCCTGTAAGGAAGGCGATGTTTGCAGCAATGAAACCGATGATGCCAAAGCTCTTTCCGTCAATGCTTGATGAGATGATGCCAAAACTTCTGCCGATATTCCTTAAAGGTATGGAAGAGAGAATACCGATGCCTGACTTTTTGAAAGAGCAGATGCCAGATTTAATGCCAGAAGTGATGAAAAACTATATGTCAGGCTATTTGCCACAGATTATTAAATACTTTATGCCTTACATGGAAAGATACGTAATGACAGGTAAAGCTTAA
- a CDS encoding OmpP1/FadL family transporter, protein MRKKLLTLLAVAVVAGGMSQKAFATNGDDMIGVSPVSRAMGGIGVGMPICATDALYRNPAWMSKSKNFEVSFGSTLFLPDVKASATTPLGTVEATSKADTFVIPEFSITQRLNEKVVVGLGAFGVSGMGTDYRNADSTGMLMNMNTNFSFMRMMPAVSYKISDNLSMGAALHLTWGSLDMGDGYSQDFGIGGNIGLAYETDMLSLGFSYMSPVSMTYKRVYDSNGDGVYEDMKLEQPQEVAAGVGVKPIDGLKVGFDVRWINWADADGYKQFGWNNQIVYALGAEYKATEALTLRAGFNYAKSPLDDVSAASNDAPTITVPDLAAPFNEYFIGVMNALGFPVITETHITIGAGYKVSEHFTINVAYVHAFEGDFKVEDTSNAYPTYEAKNAQNSISMGLHWNF, encoded by the coding sequence ATGAGAAAAAAACTTCTAACACTGCTTGCAGTAGCTGTAGTAGCGGGGGGAATGTCCCAAAAGGCATTTGCTACTAACGGTGATGACATGATTGGAGTGTCACCTGTATCAAGGGCGATGGGTGGTATCGGTGTAGGTATGCCGATATGTGCTACAGATGCTCTCTACAGAAACCCTGCATGGATGTCAAAATCTAAAAATTTTGAAGTTAGCTTTGGTTCAACACTTTTTCTGCCTGATGTGAAAGCTTCTGCAACTACACCTCTTGGGACAGTTGAAGCAACAAGTAAAGCCGATACATTTGTTATTCCTGAGTTTTCAATTACTCAGCGTCTAAATGAGAAAGTTGTTGTGGGTCTTGGAGCTTTTGGAGTTTCCGGTATGGGAACAGATTATAGAAATGCAGATTCTACCGGGATGCTTATGAATATGAATACAAACTTTTCATTCATGAGAATGATGCCTGCAGTTTCCTATAAAATTAGTGACAATCTTTCTATGGGTGCTGCTCTTCACTTGACGTGGGGCTCTCTTGATATGGGAGATGGATATTCTCAAGACTTTGGTATTGGTGGAAATATAGGTTTAGCTTATGAAACGGACATGTTAAGTTTAGGTTTTTCTTACATGAGTCCTGTAAGTATGACTTATAAGAGAGTTTACGATTCAAATGGAGATGGCGTTTATGAAGATATGAAGCTTGAACAACCTCAGGAAGTGGCAGCTGGTGTTGGTGTTAAGCCTATAGATGGATTAAAAGTTGGTTTTGATGTTAGATGGATTAACTGGGCTGATGCTGACGGATACAAACAGTTTGGCTGGAACAATCAGATTGTTTATGCTTTAGGTGCTGAGTATAAGGCTACAGAGGCTTTAACTTTAAGAGCCGGTTTTAATTATGCTAAAAGTCCTTTAGATGATGTTTCTGCTGCTTCAAATGATGCTCCAACTATAACAGTTCCAGATTTAGCTGCTCCCTTTAATGAATATTTTATTGGAGTTATGAACGCTCTTGGATTCCCGGTAATCACAGAAACGCATATTACCATTGGTGCAGGTTATAAAGTTAGTGAACACTTTACGATTAACGTAGCTTACGTTCATGCATTTGAAGGTGACTTTAAAGTTGAAGATACATCAAATGCATACCCAACTTATGAAGCTAAAAATGCTCAAAATAGCATTTCCATGGGTCTCCACTGGAACTTTTAA
- the bcp gene encoding thioredoxin-dependent thiol peroxidase, protein MVDIGKTALDFCLKNDEGKEVCLKDFKGKWIVLYFYPKDNTPGCTKEAEDFTEKLKEFEKLNAVVIGVSPDSVESHKKFKEKKNLKVTLLSDPEKEIIKAYDAWKLKKRFGKEYYGVVRTTYLIDPEGKVAHVWKNVRVKGHVDKVLETLKKLKEK, encoded by the coding sequence ATGGTTGACATCGGAAAAACTGCTCTGGATTTCTGCCTTAAAAATGATGAAGGGAAAGAAGTATGCCTTAAAGATTTTAAAGGAAAATGGATAGTTCTTTACTTTTATCCTAAAGATAACACCCCAGGATGCACCAAAGAGGCAGAAGATTTCACAGAAAAACTAAAAGAGTTTGAAAAGCTTAATGCAGTAGTAATTGGAGTAAGCCCAGATTCTGTTGAAAGTCACAAAAAATTTAAAGAAAAGAAAAATTTAAAAGTCACTCTTTTGAGTGACCCTGAAAAGGAAATTATAAAAGCTTATGATGCATGGAAGCTGAAAAAAAGATTTGGTAAAGAATACTACGGAGTTGTAAGGACAACTTATTTAATAGACCCTGAAGGAAAAGTGGCACATGTGTGGAAGAATGTTAGAGTTAAAGGACACGTTGATAAAGTTTTAGAAACATTAAAGAAATTAAAAGAAAAATAA
- a CDS encoding multiheme c-type cytochrome, with product MGKPSRPDMTFEEAAADIDCLVCHLAGYGGGKGVKTGLKVPVNENGTWHYEAKINLQEIASKIQAKPSKDVCLLCHAFSGGGDGVKRPNLSSALFTKKVTKDIDVHMAAGMDCVDCHAFRNHKVGTVGVDTFSREAKPVSCTDCHKHPHKGLTGWFIEHFHTKHIACQTCHIPVIHKSELHRDWRKIEFEGVKWGEEREIKENIIPAYRWWNGKRKLYLPAIDGKLNQAKLEKPDEGVEGVLGKITFTEPVGNMEDGKIYPFKYHYAIVPYDTKHNVPIPIKVGIIFATGDRDKAIKAGAKAAGLYWDGKSFVEISRYFQLNHGVLPKEKALHCLDCHGPWWSEHRLPLVELGYGHFPAIAFGLGMIFTPIILAGGAYYIYRKKKS from the coding sequence ATGGGGAAACCGAGTAGACCTGATATGACGTTTGAAGAAGCAGCAGCCGATATTGATTGTCTCGTCTGTCACCTTGCAGGATACGGAGGCGGAAAAGGTGTCAAAACCGGCTTGAAAGTTCCCGTCAACGAAAATGGCACATGGCATTATGAAGCAAAAATTAACCTTCAGGAAATCGCATCAAAAATACAGGCAAAACCTTCTAAAGATGTATGCCTCTTGTGTCACGCCTTTTCCGGAGGCGGTGACGGCGTCAAACGTCCAAACCTTTCTTCTGCTCTATTCACAAAGAAAGTAACAAAAGATATCGATGTCCATATGGCAGCAGGTATGGACTGTGTTGACTGTCACGCTTTTCGAAATCATAAAGTGGGAACTGTCGGTGTTGACACTTTTTCAAGAGAAGCAAAACCGGTTTCATGTACTGACTGCCACAAGCATCCCCACAAAGGTTTAACAGGCTGGTTTATAGAACATTTCCACACAAAACATATCGCCTGTCAAACATGCCATATACCCGTGATACATAAAAGCGAACTCCATAGAGACTGGAGAAAAATTGAGTTTGAGGGCGTTAAATGGGGAGAAGAGAGGGAGATTAAAGAGAACATAATCCCTGCATACAGATGGTGGAACGGAAAAAGAAAACTTTATCTTCCGGCTATAGATGGAAAACTTAACCAGGCAAAACTTGAAAAACCTGACGAAGGTGTCGAAGGTGTATTAGGCAAAATTACTTTCACAGAACCTGTAGGTAACATGGAAGACGGGAAAATTTACCCATTTAAATATCACTACGCCATTGTTCCATATGATACAAAACACAACGTCCCCATACCTATAAAAGTAGGGATTATCTTTGCAACAGGAGATAGGGACAAAGCGATAAAAGCAGGAGCAAAAGCGGCAGGACTTTACTGGGACGGCAAAAGCTTTGTTGAAATTTCAAGATACTTCCAGCTTAATCATGGAGTCCTACCTAAAGAAAAAGCTTTACATTGTCTTGACTGTCACGGTCCGTGGTGGTCAGAACACAGACTACCACTTGTAGAGCTTGGTTACGGCCACTTCCCCGCAATAGCATTCGGACTAGGAATGATATTTACACCTATAATTCTTGCCGGTGGTGCCTATTACATATACAGGAAGAAAAAGAGTTAA
- a CDS encoding hydrogenase small subunit, translating into MDRNMFTGGFPGTISRRGFLRACAIATAAMGLPMEMVSKVAEAAEDPKRPRVVWLHFQECTGCSESLLRASHPDLAALILDLIDLQYHETLMAGAGPQAEEAFEKAIEEPNYILVVEGSIPTGDYEDFCMIGGHSAMHNLKRAAKNALAIINIGTCSAYGGIPAARPNPTKAVGTGDIIKDKPIVNVPGCPPNPYNFLSTVLYFLTFKKLPPTDIYGRPLFGYGRRIHDQCERRPHFDEGRYVEQFGDEGHRLGYCLYKMGCKAPETFSNCSIIRFNDVEVWPVSVGNGCYGCTEPNFWDTMTPFHERLPGISLPVNGGIIANATDIGKKALGITAAALAIHAGIGVAKSLAKGKKEEE; encoded by the coding sequence ATGGACAGAAACATGTTCACGGGGGGATTCCCAGGAACGATCTCCCGTCGTGGTTTCTTGCGTGCTTGTGCTATAGCCACAGCGGCTATGGGGCTTCCAATGGAAATGGTATCAAAGGTAGCTGAGGCTGCAGAAGATCCGAAAAGACCGAGAGTTGTTTGGCTTCATTTTCAGGAGTGTACAGGATGTTCTGAGTCTCTTTTGAGAGCTTCTCACCCTGACCTTGCTGCCTTAATACTTGACCTTATCGATCTTCAGTATCATGAAACACTTATGGCAGGTGCTGGACCTCAGGCAGAAGAAGCTTTTGAAAAAGCTATCGAAGAGCCAAACTACATTCTTGTGGTTGAAGGTTCTATACCGACAGGTGACTACGAAGATTTTTGTATGATCGGTGGTCATTCTGCTATGCATAATCTTAAGAGAGCTGCTAAAAATGCTCTTGCTATTATCAACATAGGAACGTGTTCTGCTTACGGTGGTATTCCGGCTGCAAGGCCAAATCCTACAAAAGCAGTTGGTACCGGTGATATTATTAAGGATAAGCCTATTGTGAATGTTCCAGGTTGTCCTCCAAACCCATATAACTTCCTTTCAACGGTTCTCTACTTCCTTACGTTTAAGAAGCTTCCACCAACAGATATTTACGGAAGGCCACTCTTTGGTTATGGAAGGAGAATTCACGACCAGTGTGAAAGAAGACCTCACTTTGACGAAGGAAGATATGTTGAGCAGTTTGGTGATGAGGGACACAGGCTTGGTTACTGTCTCTATAAGATGGGATGTAAAGCTCCAGAAACATTTTCTAACTGTTCAATAATCAGATTTAACGATGTTGAAGTATGGCCTGTTTCTGTTGGTAACGGTTGTTACGGATGTACAGAACCGAACTTCTGGGATACTATGACACCGTTCCATGAGAGACTCCCAGGTATCAGTTTGCCTGTTAATGGTGGAATAATTGCAAATGCTACAGATATTGGTAAGAAAGCTCTTGGTATTACGGCAGCAGCTCTTGCTATTCATGCTGGTATCGGTGTAGCTAAAAGCCTTGCGAAAGGTAAAAAAGAGGAAGAATAA
- a CDS encoding nickel-dependent hydrogenase large subunit — protein MAKRVVVDPITRIEGHLRIEVEVENGRIKDAVSSAQMWRGLENIIIGRKADDAWMFAQRTCGVCTTVHAIASVRSVENALKLEIPYNAQMVRNLIIASHALQDHIVHFYHLSALDWVDIVSALKADPKKAAAIADSYQNWKLNGDSVFRAVQEKLKKFVASGQLGIFATGYWGHPAMILPPEVNLIAVTHYLQALDFQRKACQAIAILGGKNPHIQNLAVGGVSTAINPDNVATLNMERLEYIKTLLDDVRDFVQNCYLPDVIAIASFYKDWLAYGKTGEYYLAVPELPQDTKGETFDLPGGTVINNKVTPIKSFYDPYFINNVYENITHAWYDGDWTRHPWEEETVPKYTGLKPDGTVDENGKYSWSKAPRFKVNGEYVPMEVGPLSQVLAGYLQGHKLTRKWADYALNQLSSMAGTKVTIENLKSTPGRHLARAIRAAMMADLAMKQWEQLVDNIGRGDLEIFNPPSYPQGEIRGCGFHEAPRGVLSHWSVVHNGGIMKNYQEVVPSTWNAGPRDSKGQRGPYETALIGNPVVEPEKPLEVLRTVHSFDPCIACAVHMIDPEGKEIVKVKAL, from the coding sequence ATGGCGAAGAGAGTAGTTGTTGACCCTATTACGAGAATTGAGGGTCACTTACGTATAGAGGTTGAGGTGGAAAATGGCAGAATTAAAGATGCCGTTTCTTCTGCTCAGATGTGGAGAGGTCTTGAAAATATTATTATCGGAAGAAAGGCAGATGATGCCTGGATGTTTGCTCAAAGGACATGTGGTGTTTGTACAACAGTTCACGCTATTGCATCTGTGAGGTCTGTTGAAAATGCTCTTAAGCTTGAAATTCCTTACAACGCTCAGATGGTAAGGAACCTTATTATTGCTTCTCACGCACTTCAGGATCATATCGTTCACTTTTATCATCTTTCTGCTCTTGACTGGGTTGATATTGTTTCAGCTCTCAAAGCAGACCCTAAAAAAGCTGCAGCAATAGCAGACAGCTATCAGAACTGGAAGCTTAACGGTGATTCTGTATTTAGGGCAGTTCAGGAGAAACTCAAGAAATTTGTAGCTTCAGGGCAACTCGGTATATTTGCTACAGGTTATTGGGGACATCCAGCAATGATTCTTCCACCGGAAGTAAACCTCATTGCGGTTACTCACTATCTCCAGGCTCTTGACTTCCAGAGAAAGGCATGTCAGGCAATTGCTATTCTCGGTGGTAAGAACCCACACATCCAGAACCTTGCTGTTGGAGGTGTATCTACTGCTATTAATCCTGATAACGTTGCTACACTTAACATGGAGAGACTTGAATATATTAAGACACTTCTTGATGATGTTAGAGACTTTGTTCAAAATTGTTACCTTCCTGATGTTATTGCTATTGCGTCTTTCTACAAAGACTGGCTCGCTTACGGTAAGACAGGTGAGTACTACCTTGCTGTTCCTGAGCTTCCTCAGGATACGAAAGGTGAGACATTCGATCTTCCAGGTGGAACAGTAATTAACAATAAGGTTACACCTATTAAGAGTTTCTACGATCCATACTTCATTAACAATGTTTATGAGAACATTACTCACGCCTGGTATGACGGTGACTGGACAAGGCATCCATGGGAAGAAGAGACAGTTCCTAAGTACACAGGTCTTAAGCCTGACGGAACTGTTGATGAAAATGGTAAATATTCATGGTCAAAAGCTCCAAGATTCAAAGTTAACGGCGAATATGTTCCTATGGAAGTTGGTCCTCTTTCTCAGGTTCTTGCAGGATATCTTCAGGGACACAAGCTTACCAGGAAATGGGCTGACTACGCACTGAATCAGCTCAGCAGCATGGCTGGAACAAAGGTTACTATCGAAAACCTCAAGTCAACGCCAGGCCGTCACCTTGCAAGAGCGATCAGAGCTGCAATGATGGCAGATCTTGCCATGAAGCAGTGGGAGCAGCTTGTTGACAACATTGGAAGGGGCGATCTTGAGATCTTCAATCCACCATCCTATCCGCAGGGAGAAATAAGAGGTTGCGGTTTCCATGAAGCACCACGTGGAGTTCTTTCTCACTGGTCTGTTGTTCACAATGGCGGAATAATGAAGAACTATCAGGAAGTTGTTCCTTCTACCTGGAATGCTGGTCCAAGAGACAGCAAAGGGCAGAGAGGTCCTTATGAAACTGCTCTTATCGGTAATCCAGTTGTTGAACCAGAGAAGCCGCTTGAAGTTTTAAGAACTGTTCACTCATTTGACCCATGTATTGCATGTGCTGTTCACATGATTGATCCTGAAGGTAAGGAAATCGTTAAAGTTAAAGCTCTGTAA
- the cybH gene encoding Ni/Fe-hydrogenase, b-type cytochrome subunit, with translation MAGHGKDYEKVYVWSVLLRVYHWVFALSIFVLIATGLYIDWPWTNTWMEGSHQWTMALMRYIHYVAGMLFTMAVITRIYLWFFGNKNEKVWDFAPITPRNIKNMFTTAFYYAYLTDSHEHRTGHNAMAGMSYVMTILLAVVQFITGFYLLYPESSFFVSLGSIFGTQQTARFIHHILNWYFAIFALVHIYIASWNDIRNPEGLISSIFSGYKFFPKDHH, from the coding sequence ATGGCAGGTCACGGAAAAGATTATGAAAAAGTCTATGTCTGGAGCGTCCTGCTCAGGGTTTACCACTGGGTGTTTGCTCTTTCCATCTTTGTTCTTATTGCCACAGGCCTTTACATTGACTGGCCCTGGACAAATACATGGATGGAAGGGAGCCATCAGTGGACAATGGCTCTGATGAGGTATATCCACTATGTTGCAGGAATGCTCTTTACAATGGCTGTTATTACAAGAATTTACCTGTGGTTCTTTGGCAATAAAAACGAAAAAGTTTGGGATTTTGCTCCAATTACGCCAAGGAATATTAAAAACATGTTTACAACTGCTTTTTACTACGCTTATCTTACTGACAGCCACGAACACAGAACAGGCCATAACGCTATGGCAGGTATGTCATACGTTATGACTATTCTTCTTGCTGTTGTTCAGTTTATTACAGGTTTCTATCTGCTTTATCCTGAAAGCAGTTTCTTCGTGAGCCTTGGTTCAATTTTTGGAACTCAGCAGACGGCAAGATTTATCCATCATATTCTCAACTGGTATTTCGCGATCTTTGCACTTGTTCACATCTACATTGCTTCCTGGAACGATATCAGGAATCCTGAAGGGCTTATTTCTTCTATCTTCTCAGGATATAAGTTTTTCCCGAAGGATCATCACTGA